The sequence GGTGAAGGTGCCCTTAATGGTATTTCCCAGTTCAGGTCCCAGATTTTTTTCATACCCTGACATGGTTACTTCAATAAACTTTTCCGTAACTCCGGGTTTGAGCAGGTCAACGTAGGAAAATCCGGCATACCATTTGGAACGTTCATAAAAGGTAAGTTCCACCAGTGCAAATTCTCCTTTTTTTCCCTTGTATCTGGCTGTATCGGCCGTAATATCCTTCCATTGTTTTTTTTCTTTTCTGAAAATGAACGGATATATCTTTCCGGGTTCCGGTTTCAGGATGCTGGCAGTTTTCCATGACAGACCCTGACCCTGATTGTACGACTCGGGCATTTGTGCCGGAACAAGACCACCCGCAAAGCCGCTCGGGAAGGAGTTTTCGTCATAAATCCATATTTCCAGCCCCAGTTTCTTTGCTTTTTCTGTTGCATACCTGTATAACTCAAACCATTCCTTTCCAAGGTATTCCGTAACCAATCCATACCGCGGATGAATGAAAAGCCCCCCGAATCCTTTCTTTTTATAATCAGCAAGCTGTTCATCAATCTGCTCTTTTGTAATACTGTCATTCCATACCCAGAAAGGCTGGGTGCGGAAGGAAGCAGGAGGATCTTTAAAATAAGCAGCCAGATCAGTGAAATCAGAAACAAGACTGACAGTGTCTTTTTTCCGGGAACATGAAAACAGCAATACAGCAGAAAGGAAAATGATTATAGCATGCCTCATGGATAGGATGAATTAATATTACAAGTATAGGGAAAAGACGTTTTATTGACAAGTGTCCTTGTGGAAAAACCGGATATTTTATTATTTTACGCCCATCACGAAAGATCAGCGGCTCATGAAGTACAGGTCATTTGGTGTTGTTTTTCTGTATTCGATGATTCTGCTTTTCCCTTTTTCTTCTGCGGGGTGGGCGGGTGAAAGGATTTTCCCATTGAAAGGGAAAGCCGGACAAAGAGTATATGAAACAAAACGTATCCGTACAGCTCCCCCAAAAATCGATGGCAAACTGAATGATGCCTGCTGGGACGAAGGGATCTGGGCCGGAGATTTTGTTCAGCAGAGGCCGGTAGAGGGAGCCGTTCCTTCCCAGAAAACAGAAATCAAGATTCTGTACGATGAACACAACATTTATGTTGCTATCAGGGCCTATGACAATCAACCCGACAAAATTGACCGGCAGATGGGCAGGAGGGATATGTTTACCGGCGATGTTGTTGGAATCTGCTTTGATTCTTACCATGATTACCGCACAGGATTTGAATTCAACCTCACGGCAGGAGGAGGCAAGATTGACCTGTTACTTACCAATCAGGGAGTTGATCTGAGCTGGGATGCCGTATGGTATGGAAAAACAGCGCTGGAAGATTCTGCATGGACGGCTGAAATGCAGATTCCCCTGAGCCAGCTTCGATATAGCACTGAAAATGAGCAGGTCTGGGGGCTTCATGCCTGGCGGTGGATAAACCGTTATCAGGAGGAATGCCAGTGGAATCTGATTCCCCGGGATTCTCCCGGGCCGGTGTATAATTTCGGAGAACTGCATGGAATTCGTGATATACCGAAGTCCAGAAGAATAGAACTTCTGCCCTACTCTCTTGCCCGGTTAAACCACACACAACAAACTCAGGGAGATCCGTTTGCCAATGCCGGACGAAAAGATTTCTCAGCCGGATTGGACGGCAAAATTGGTTTAGCATCCGATTTTACAATGGATTTTACCATTCTGCCGGATTTCGGCCAGGTGGAGGCAGACCCTTCGGTACTGAATCTCAGTGCCTATGAAACGTATTTTGAAGAAAAACGGCCTTTCTTCCTCGAAGGGCGCAATATTTACCAGTTTGCTACCAGCGGCCAGCAGCTTGTTTATACCCGGAGGATAGGTCATGCTCCCAGCATCCGGCCAGAACTACATGAAGGAGAATATATCCATTCGCCACAGTATACAAAAATCCTGGGCGCATTAAAGCTGACAGGTAAAAACTCACAGGGTCTTTCACTTGGCATCATTGAAAGCGTTACCTCGGAAGAATATGCAAACATATCAAACGGCATCAGTCAGCGAAAAGAACTTGTTGAACCCTATACAAACTATTTCGTAGCCAGGGTTGAAAAAGATCTGAATGATGCCAACACCGTTTTTGGTGGAATCATTACAGCGGTAAACCGAAATACAGACTCTCCTTCAACTGAAGAATTGAACCGCGGGGCATATTCGGCTGGAATCGATTTCAGGCAATACATGAAGGAAAAGACTTTTTATTTCGACGTTGAATCCGTTATCAGCCACATCCGGGGGTCGAAAGAAGCGATATACAGGGCACAGACATCCCCTGCCCGTTACTTTCAGCGGCCGGATGCTCCTTATGTTCAACTCGACAGTAACAGGACTTCCCTTACCGGAACAGCCGGAAGCATTGAATTCGGTAAAGGAAGTAACGGCCCCTGGCGGTTTTCCGAAAGTTTCAGCTGGAGTTCTCCTGGTCTGGA comes from Bacteroidales bacterium and encodes:
- a CDS encoding carbohydrate binding family 9 domain-containing protein, which translates into the protein MKYRSFGVVFLYSMILLFPFSSAGWAGERIFPLKGKAGQRVYETKRIRTAPPKIDGKLNDACWDEGIWAGDFVQQRPVEGAVPSQKTEIKILYDEHNIYVAIRAYDNQPDKIDRQMGRRDMFTGDVVGICFDSYHDYRTGFEFNLTAGGGKIDLLLTNQGVDLSWDAVWYGKTALEDSAWTAEMQIPLSQLRYSTENEQVWGLHAWRWINRYQEECQWNLIPRDSPGPVYNFGELHGIRDIPKSRRIELLPYSLARLNHTQQTQGDPFANAGRKDFSAGLDGKIGLASDFTMDFTILPDFGQVEADPSVLNLSAYETYFEEKRPFFLEGRNIYQFATSGQQLVYTRRIGHAPSIRPELHEGEYIHSPQYTKILGALKLTGKNSQGLSLGIIESVTSEEYANISNGISQRKELVEPYTNYFVARVEKDLNDANTVFGGIITAVNRNTDSPSTEELNRGAYSAGIDFRQYMKEKTFYFDVESVISHIRGSKEAIYRAQTSPARYFQRPDAPYVQLDSNRTSLTGTAGSIEFGKGSNGPWRFSESFSWSSPGLELNDIGYLRSTDKIEQSTSLSYVKTEPELIFRSYHLGFGQFNRWDFGGRLQSSSLSLGASAQFSNMWSVNFHVSRYRPSYENDILRGGPSMKEPGGWTGFLSLGTNYARKVSLSINSSIYSADEINQQSLYLAPGLNFKLTRALQMSSYFSYSFSTNDMQYITSIPFGTDTRYITASLEQERINMTLRIDYTILPGLTIQYYGSPFLASASYNDYKRITNPVAASYYDRFSYIARNLPEKPSQQPEIAVDENYDNMVDYVIQRPDFLFRQFRSNLVARWEYKAGSSLYFVWSQGRTGSDNDPALRFADGLKSLASDFPNNVFLIKLNYWFSL